One segment of Argiope bruennichi chromosome 11, qqArgBrue1.1, whole genome shotgun sequence DNA contains the following:
- the LOC129957122 gene encoding double-strand-break repair protein rad21 homolog — protein sequence MFYAHFVLAKKGPLARIWLAAHWDKKLTKAHVFETNIESSVEGILQPKVKMALRTSGHLLLGIVRIYSRKAKYLLADCNEAFIKIKIAFRPGVVDLPEGNREAAVAAITLPEVFHDFDTALPDITIDMDAQVSLNQSRAEDITLKEDYGNLSLMADDGFDDMGFEEPEAARDATNMEDGFDDASLLLCEDPSQERPDESAPGVSNASIVSKPKLSLDAPLKDDGFGGTVGEGLLDGETGGLFEPAGLFDDAPLGPVELDNTATEPTVNENIEQPLEKPIEQHAEDDSDDDMYDMAPGSMGAPSPPSSPESPGPPLNTDGNAPEPESRVTDLEPREENPLDPLPRGPDPASDPIQDMPPPPPPEEMPPPPVPHIPALDHTTLINNDAESFALAPLDATIVHGAERTVKAKRKRKLVVDEVKSISGEEMKSQLSDTTDIVATLDLAPPTKRLMHWKETGGVEKLFSLPGHRILSKTLTRAYLRHLTTRSVENEVYGNDDEQDELDSEIEKGRDEDASVGSSKRRRLMESELPHDLSHLDSFHLDSSRPSYPNEPSLPRASFTNEPNLSHPSLDVPNFMPPQHHLFPPNYDQQMMPPQVMQHGHMVLQPDLHQLPHIPQMMDSMVNQGPSLQSITPSIHSDALPGVTDSVHHSVIEPVSQHLHPNAMAPEHLQQQQQLSMDKQLPPHPNLNDPLNQQMLQNQLQPNTNDFIPHNENGAHPDTEQNPPPAINGQMPQHNIDDDATQPLLDQYPQTQERHEANSSAPSELLQNDVAAAPAVDKQAEEPALQNGIDQPTTDAQSASNLLFDSLIGDMQTQPQQQNTSTLNESSDMQMPQDKQNEFMGSDDEDDYGAPASVGPIMPDEQMADETYEQFEERILTKRTTHLLHVIHNALDNNRSISFSELVKNNKRKQVAQKFYTFLVLKKQQAVELEQNPSYGDMIITRGPKYNAVYNGN from the exons ATGTTTTATGCTCATTTTGTGTTAGCCAAGAAAGGGCCATTGGCCCGAATCTGGTTGGCTGCCCATTGGGATAAAAAACTTACTAAAGCACATGTATTCGAAACAAATATTGAAAGCAGTGTGGAAGGTATCCTTCAACCTAAG GTGAAAATGGCTTTACGAACATCAGGACATTTACTTCTTGGCATTGTAAGAATATATTCCCGCAAAGCTAAGTATCTGCTGGCTGATTGTAATGAagcatttataaagattaaaatagctTTTCGGCCAGGAGTTGTTGATTTGCCTGAAGGTAATCGTGAAGCTGCTGTAGCTGCTATAACTCTTCCTGAAGTATTTCATGATTTTGATACAGCATTGCCTGACATAAC AATAGACATGGATGCCCAAGTTAGTTTGAATCAGAGTCGTGCTGAAGATATAACATTGAAAGAAGATTATGGAAACCTAAGTCTAATGGCTGATGATGGCTTtg ACGATATGGGGTTTGAAGAACCTGAAGCAGCTCGTGATGCTACTAATATGGAAGATGGCTTTGATGATGCTAGTCTACTTCTCTGTGAAGACCCTTCCCAAGAACGACCAGATGAAAGTGCACCAGGAGTCAGTAATGCTAGCATTGTGAGCAAACCAAAGCTTTCTCTGGATGCTCCTCTCAAAGATGATGGATTTGGAGGAACAGTTGGTGAAGGACTTCTAg ATGGTGAAACCGGAGGCCTGTTTGAACCAGCCGGTTTGTTTGATGATGCTCCTTTGGGTCCTGTAGAGTTAGACAATACTGCTACAGAGCCtacagtaaatgaaaatatagaacAGCCTTTAGAGAAACCCATTGAACAGCATGCTGAAGATGATAGTGATGATGATATGTATG ATATGGCTCCAGGATCCATGGGTGCCCCTTCACCACCCTCTTCTCCTGAATCTCCAGGTCCACCGTTAAATACTGATGGAAATGCTCCAGAACCTGAATCTAGGGTAACTGACCTTGAACCAAGGGAAGAAAACCCTCTAGATCCTTTACCAAGAGGACCAGATCCTGCATCTGATCCAATACAGGACATGCCACCGCCTCCGCCGCCTGAAGAAATGCCTCCTCCGCCTGTTCCTCATATCCCAGCTCTCGACCACACTACTTTGATCAATAATGATGCAGAAAGTTTTGCTCTTGCTCCATTGGATGCTACCATTGTTCATG GGGCTGAGAGAACGGTGAAAGCTAAACGAAAAAGGAAGCTGGTAGTTGATGAAGTAAAAAGCATATCAGGTGAAGAAATGAAATCTCAGCTCTCTGATACCACCGACATAGTAGCTACACTAGATCTAGCTCCACCTACTAAACGACTTATGCATTGGAAAGAAACAGGAGGTGTTGAAAAGCTTTTCTCTTTGCCAGGACATCGGATTCTCTCTAAGACTCTTACACGG GCATATTTAAGACATTTGACTACTCGATCAGTGGAGAATGAAGTGTATGGCAATGATGATGAGCAAGATGAACTAGACTCAGAGATTGAAAAAGGAAGAGATGAAGACGCATCGG TGGGTAGCAGTAAGCGCAGGCGGTTGATGGAATCTGAACTGCCTCATGACCTGTCACATCTAGATTCGTTCCATCTCGACTCTTCTCGACCTTCATACCCTAATGAGCCCAGTCTGCCTCGGGCTTCCTTCACCAATGAGCCTAACCTATCTCATCCATCATTAGATGTTCCAAATTTCATGCCTCCCCAACATCATCTCTTCCCACCCAATTATGACCAGCAAATGATGCCTCCACAGGTAATGCAGCATGGACACATGGTGCTCCAACCAGATCTGCACCAGCTTCCTCACATTCCACAAATGATGGACTCTATG gtAAATCAGGGTCCATCTCTTCAGTCAATTACACCAAGCATACACAGTGATGCTCTTCCTGGTGTAACAGACAGTGTCCACCATTCTGTTATTGAGCCTGTCTCACAACACTTACATCCAAATGCCATGGCTCCAGAACACTTACAACAACAACAGCAGTTGTCAATGGACAAACAACTGCCACCTCACCCTAATCTTAATGACCCACTGAATCAGCAAATGCTCCAAAATCAGCTTCAGCCGAATACCAATGACTTTATACCTCATAATGAGAATGGAGCTCATCCAGATACAGAGCAGAATCCTCCTCCTGCAATAAATGGCCAAATGCCACAACATAACATTGACGATGATGCAACTCAACCACTCTTGGATCAGTATCCACAGACTCAGGAAAGGCACGAAGCAAATAGCTCTGCTCCATCAGAGTTGCTTCAGAATGATGTTGCAGCTGCCCCAGCAGTTGATAAACAGGCAGAAGAGCCTGCTCTTCAGAATGGCATTGATCAGCCAACAACTGATGCACAGTCTGCTTCAAATCTTTTATTTGACTCTCTAATTGGAGACATGCAGACACAACCACAACAACAAAACACATCCACATTGAATGAATCATCTGATATGCAAATGCCCCAAGATAAACAGAATGAATTTATGGGATCTGATGACGAGGATGATTATGGTGCACCAGCAAGTGTTGGACCT ATTATGCCAGATGAACAGATGGCAGATGAGACATATGAGCAATTTGAGGAGCGAATATTAACCAAAAGGACGACTCATTTGTTGCATGTTATTCATAATGCATTAGACAACAATCGAAGTATCAGCTTCTCTGAACTTGTGAAAAATAACAAGAGAAAACAG
- the LOC129957624 gene encoding HMG box-containing protein 4-like isoform X2: protein MDTPQISRSGRVLKKSAKVKEMEDFDINELDMQGKPRKKDTSSASSETSTSSPSSSEESDGELPDVRQRYSHVDVKAGSLIQNVQHSPQQEKVIVEQYRQFESPITFGDHSSEAAMDASDDDESDSGLVIAEESNDSFLSRGGKSAAKKKPVKKDPSYPARKGGPAKKRPPANRNSTGAVAAKKEKPAGKQKPLTAYMLWCSENRKKVAAGHIGFGNIGKKLGEAWQALPDKEKMAWRRKAKKLALKNSGGLISTGPANDSSTKVISRSTMSIGSESPLHNSGESTRALGTSAIDSAAYLKLLGDSLSVIGQRLTEHEGQLAVSGIFSVLLDTILCVVGPLLCLTSESPVLNSLPQDVSRRTLDSIAYFMPGL from the exons ATGGACACTCCTCAGATATCCCGATCTGGCAGAGTTTTGAAGAAGTCCGCCAAGGTCAaggaaatggaagattttgaCATCAATGAATTAGACATGCAAGGAAAACCAAGGAAAAAAG acACGAGTTCAGCTTCAAGTGAGACATCAACTTCTTCTCCATCATCATCTGAAGAATCTGATGGAGAGTTACCAGATGTGCGCCAAAGATACTCCCATGTTGATGTGAAGGCTGGCTCATTGATACAAAATGTCCAACATTCTCCTCAACAAGAAAAAGTCATTGTAGAACAATACAGACAG TTTGAATCACCAATCACATTTGGAGATCACAGCAGTGAAGCTGCAATGGATGCCAGTGATGATGATGAAAGTGATTCTGGTCTTGTCATTGCTGAGGAATCGAATGATTCATTCCTCTCAAGAGGTGGGAAATCTGCAGCAAAAAAGAAACCAGTTAAGAAAGATCCTTCTTATCCAGCAAGGAAAGGTGGGCCGGCAAAAAAACGCCCTCCAGCCAATCGAAATTCAACTGGTGCTGTAGCTGCTAAAAAGGAAAAACCA GCTGGAAAGCAAAAACCTCTGACAGCATATATGCTCTGGTGCAGTGAAAACAGGAAAAAAGTTGCTGCTGGTCATATAG gatttggaaatataggaaaaaaattggGAGAAGCATGGCAAGCCTTGCCTGATAAAGAAAAGATG GCTTGGAGAAGAAAGGCCAAGAAACTGGCCTTGAAAAATTCTGGAGGCCTTATCAGCACTGGACCAGCTAATGATTCCTCTACCAAGGTTATCAGTCGCTCCACAATGAGCATTGGTAGTGAGAGTCCTTTGCACAATTCAGGTGAATCTACTCGAGCACTTGGAACATCTGCTATTGATTCTGCTGCCTATCTCAAGCTGCTTGGAGATTCATTAAGCGTGATTGGACAAAGACTTACAGAGCATGAG ggTCAACTGGCTGTGTCAGGAATATTCTCCGTGCTTTTGGATACAATTCTTTGTGTTGTGGGCCCTCTTCTGTGTCTGACTTCCGAATCTCCTGTTCTCAACAGCCTCCCTCAAGATGTATCACGGAGAACTTTGGACAGTATTGCATATTTTATGCCTGGATTGTAA
- the LOC129957624 gene encoding HMG box-containing protein 4-like isoform X1, with the protein MDTPQISRSGRVLKKSAKVKEMEDFDINELDMQGKPRKKGRTSDEYDEFEDKRVAPIKIPKMSLNLPSGAKRPQIMPKMGASNAMKAKTEAKRYMLQDSDVSKETDTSSASSETSTSSPSSSEESDGELPDVRQRYSHVDVKAGSLIQNVQHSPQQEKVIVEQYRQFESPITFGDHSSEAAMDASDDDESDSGLVIAEESNDSFLSRGGKSAAKKKPVKKDPSYPARKGGPAKKRPPANRNSTGAVAAKKEKPAGKQKPLTAYMLWCSENRKKVAAGHIGFGNIGKKLGEAWQALPDKEKMAWRRKAKKLALKNSGGLISTGPANDSSTKVISRSTMSIGSESPLHNSGESTRALGTSAIDSAAYLKLLGDSLSVIGQRLTEHEGQLAVSGIFSVLLDTILCVVGPLLCLTSESPVLNSLPQDVSRRTLDSIAYFMPGL; encoded by the exons ATGGACACTCCTCAGATATCCCGATCTGGCAGAGTTTTGAAGAAGTCCGCCAAGGTCAaggaaatggaagattttgaCATCAATGAATTAGACATGCAAGGAAAACCAAGGAAAAAAGGTAGGACCTCTGACGAGTATGATGAATTTGAGGACAAAAGAGTTGCTCCTATCAAAATACCAAAGATGTCCTTGAACCTGCCATCAGGAGCAAAGAGACCCCAGATTATGCCTAAAATGGGGGCTTCTAATGCTATGAAAGCTAAAACAGAAGCAAAGAGATATATGCTTCAAGACTCTGATGTTTCCAAAGAAACtg acACGAGTTCAGCTTCAAGTGAGACATCAACTTCTTCTCCATCATCATCTGAAGAATCTGATGGAGAGTTACCAGATGTGCGCCAAAGATACTCCCATGTTGATGTGAAGGCTGGCTCATTGATACAAAATGTCCAACATTCTCCTCAACAAGAAAAAGTCATTGTAGAACAATACAGACAG TTTGAATCACCAATCACATTTGGAGATCACAGCAGTGAAGCTGCAATGGATGCCAGTGATGATGATGAAAGTGATTCTGGTCTTGTCATTGCTGAGGAATCGAATGATTCATTCCTCTCAAGAGGTGGGAAATCTGCAGCAAAAAAGAAACCAGTTAAGAAAGATCCTTCTTATCCAGCAAGGAAAGGTGGGCCGGCAAAAAAACGCCCTCCAGCCAATCGAAATTCAACTGGTGCTGTAGCTGCTAAAAAGGAAAAACCA GCTGGAAAGCAAAAACCTCTGACAGCATATATGCTCTGGTGCAGTGAAAACAGGAAAAAAGTTGCTGCTGGTCATATAG gatttggaaatataggaaaaaaattggGAGAAGCATGGCAAGCCTTGCCTGATAAAGAAAAGATG GCTTGGAGAAGAAAGGCCAAGAAACTGGCCTTGAAAAATTCTGGAGGCCTTATCAGCACTGGACCAGCTAATGATTCCTCTACCAAGGTTATCAGTCGCTCCACAATGAGCATTGGTAGTGAGAGTCCTTTGCACAATTCAGGTGAATCTACTCGAGCACTTGGAACATCTGCTATTGATTCTGCTGCCTATCTCAAGCTGCTTGGAGATTCATTAAGCGTGATTGGACAAAGACTTACAGAGCATGAG ggTCAACTGGCTGTGTCAGGAATATTCTCCGTGCTTTTGGATACAATTCTTTGTGTTGTGGGCCCTCTTCTGTGTCTGACTTCCGAATCTCCTGTTCTCAACAGCCTCCCTCAAGATGTATCACGGAGAACTTTGGACAGTATTGCATATTTTATGCCTGGATTGTAA